ACCGTCATCTCCACAAAAGCCACAAATTCCTTATTCAGAACattaaaaaggaaaaaaataCTGACGCATACAATAATGATAAATTGTCCGACGTTTCATACCGTATGTTTATCAGTTTATATATATATGCGCTTGTATAAATACTCGCTCAGGCTTTTGCTGCCTTAAATTTATATGAATTATTTCATGCAGTTTCTTCAGCGCTATTGCAGCGGCTTTGCTGGAGCAGTATTGCAGCAGACTTGAGTCTGCCAACGATCTCCTCCGCCGTGACTGTGAATCCTTCGTCCACCTAATAAATTAAACAGAGGAGCAGTTAATACTTGATCTGATTCATTCATCCTGTCATTAGCTAATAATAGAGTCTTGAGTAGTGGTAACACGCGCTACTCTATCGAGGATCTCAAATgaaaacaagaacaaagcaataaTTGATTAGAACAAGTAAATACTTCCCTTAAGTCAAATACTACAACCATCCTAATTAAATGACCATCcatcaaaacaaaacaaaaatccCACAAATGTTGGAAGCGTGGTTGGAAACACATGTACAATAATAATGGAACAGCCTGTTTTTAATTCTTTAATTAGTAGTTGGACGACAACTAGCTAGCTACTGAAACTAATCCATGATTATGTACTTAAATATTCGAAGATACAATATTATATGATATCAGTGCATCAAGACCAACATGTTGAATCAATTTTGTGTAATTATGTCTTATCTAGTTTTTACATGCATATGGATCGACATTTGTATGGTTGCTTATTATCATAGGATGCATTATACCTATGGATAttttttagggcttgttcggttagctctcaatctatatggattgggtgggtttaaatcccaaacaAGTTAAACTTCTTCTTAATTTTTTCTAATCCCATCAAATTCATgggtaacgggattaaccgaacaaggtcTTAGATGTTTTGGATGGGAATGCGTAACATGGACGTTTGAGAGCTTTTTTTAACTATTGAAATTGAGCTTATCTTGCATAAAAATTATTTGTTTATTATCAATATGAAAACAACCGTTTTGGATGTTTGAGATGATCGACATGATGTAGAATGAACGATGTGAAATTCAGACATTCAGATCGATAGTCAGCAAAACCACCTCCACAGGTTTTAATAATTTAGGGATAAAATATCTAGTTTTTAGGTGAGAAACTGAAGTAGACAAATACAAATATTTTGAGATGGCTACATAGACTTTATATCATCGTAAACAAAAAGGTTAAACATGGTTTGTCTTTTATTTTTGCTGCAAAGTTGGCACAGATATGATAACATGCATGTAATATACATAGTGAAATGAATGAGTTATAAACAGCATTTACCTAAATGCTAAACATAATCAGTCATTTACTatttaaccattaattgggacaaACAGAAACATCTTATCAGTTATCATTGTGCACAGCACCACATTTATATATAATGTCAATATgcttatatgcataatttgataccGCACCACATTTATATCCCCACTTACATGCATCACACATTCACACTGTTCCTCACCAAATTAATTAAGGACCATCACAACACTATTCCCCAAATTAAGGAACATCACTATGTCGTCAAGAAACACAGTATTATATTATTGTTGGTATAATCTATAATTACGGAAAATGAAAAAAAACTTGCCTTCGCCGTGATGGTTATGATCAAAGTGCAAGCCTGGAATGACATGACATTGGCGTGGACGATGCTAAGGGGGAGCTCCTCCAACTCGGCGAGTACCCTCACGACCACACCCTTGCCATCCATGCAATGGATTCTCACCATCACGTTCTTGTTTAAGAACCGGGCTTCTATCTCCGGCAACGGATTCGTCGCCGGCGACGCCCCCGACGAATCCCACGATGGGGAGCCAGCGTCCTCGCCGGGCACTACGATGCACGGCTTCTTGACGAGCACCCAGGATTCGATGCTCCGGTCGTTACTGCCACTGCCGCCGTCTTCAAGCGCCTTGAGCTTTTCTTGGAGCTCCTTCACGTATCTCGTCGCGTCAGAAAGGATTGTACCCTTGTCCATCTGATCCCAGCGCGTTGCGCGCGCGGTGCATGAATTTTCGTCAGGAACAGAACAGAACAACAGATCGATGCGGTAGAAGAATCTTAGGGGATTCAGTGATAAATTGATTGGATCAGCACCTTCTTGAGGCCGGGGATGACGGTGGAGAGCTCGATGAAGCGCTGGTTGATCTTCTCCCGCCGCTTCCTCTCCGCGATGATGTGGTCCTGCGCATAGATGGATCCCACGCTCTTTAAGACGGCTGcccttctcgtcggcggcgaaccGTACACCAGATCTGGCAGCAGGCTGCCCGTGGCAGAGACCGCAGGCACGCCGTCGCGGCCAGGCGGTGCGGGGGCGGCGCCAAAATTCCAGCCCACGGGCTGGATTGTggcactgctgctgctgctgtttctTGGCGCGGTTCCTGAGATACTGCTTGCGGTGCCACCACCGGTGGTGTCCCCGTCGCCGCCGGAGCAGCGGCTGTTTGCGGCGTGAGGTTCCCCGATCAGCTCCTGGATCATTTCTGCAGCTTGCGAGGCCTCGCGTAGTGCTCGGAGCGAGGGAAAGGTAGCCTCGTCGCGGCCGTTGTTGTCGATGTGGTCCACCCCCAGGTCTTCATCATCGTGCTGCAGCGTAGTCATCGCCCACTGCATGAACAGGCCGGAGTCCTCCTCCATGCTGTAGCCAAAACTGACGATATTATTAGTTCTTCACCACACTTCCACAGCGAGGAACATTTTTTCCTGGAACAAAATGCAACTTGGGATTTAGGTAGCGTCTGTAGATTTTGTACAATTGTAGGATCATTTAGTCAACGCGGCCGGGGTCATGGTTTAAGGCAGCAGGAAATAATAGTTCAAAACCCTTTCGATGCTTTTAAACGGAAGCTAGTATACAACATGCATGTGGCCGTCTTCCTACAAATGTATTATGCAGCTGTAATGCTATTATGCTAGTAAGAAGCTCGGTTACCTCAAATTCTTGCAGATGAATTGCGAAATGCTCGCTTGATGGTACTGATCGCCTGTGCTAATAAACAACACCGTACCCTTTTATAGCTAATTAGCTAGAGCCGCCGCCACTCACAATGCTCCTCTAGTCTCTATATATAATGTTTCTCGCTTGTGGCCTTTCACCACTCACCAGTCGGCTCTTTTTAATTAATACACGCAAAAGCTAATTAAGGGGTTCGTTTAGTCTGGATTGGAGAGTAGAGAAGAGCTCGTTGCTAAGTGCTCAATATAGCCACTCAGCAAAGATCTACTTTCCCGCTCGACAACAACAAACACTTAGCAAATCATCTCTTTACCGAGAGCTGAACACTCGGCATACAATGATACTCGATAAagaattctttgtcgagtgttcatCTCTTTACATCTGTATCATTAGTTTTGGCACAGACCTCATTGCTACCCTTAGTTTTCGGACGACCTCAACCATACACATGCCTCTCTCCTTTCCTCATTCATGCCCTCCCACGCCGTTTCCGTCACTTGCCGTTGACTGACATGTGGACCCAAATTTGTCTCAGTCGTCTTCCTCTCTATCCGGCCGATTCCCCGAACCCCGATTCCCCattcctctcctccctccccgaaTCCGAGCTCGGCGCGGCGCTCCTGCGCGCGCGGACGCGACTCGGTGCGGCAACCTGCGGGCGCGGCGCTCCTGCGCGCGCGGACGCGGCCTGCGGACGCGGCAGCCTGCGCAGCGCACGGAAGCGGCTCGGCGCGGCAGCCTGCGCGCGCGGAAGCTGCTCGGCTCGGCTGCCTGCGGGCGCGGTGGCCTGCGCGGGCGGAAGCAGCTCGGCGCGGCGGCCTGCGCGCGGACGCGGCTCGGCGGCCTGCTGCCTCTGCTGCTCCTCCGTGCCTTTGCTCTCCGCGTCCTAAGCTCCGGGCTGACGGATCCGCGGTCGGCCTCCAGCGGCTCCGCTGCCTCTGCCTCTGCTGCTCCGTGTCTCCAGTGGCTCTGTTGCCCGACGGCTGCCTCCCGGTGTTCTGTGCCCCACGCTTCGGGTGCCGAGGCAAGCGGCTCCACTGTATAGTTGTTGTATAGGTTTTGCCACCCTTTGCTCATATGGGTTCTTAACGTCGTTATTTCCTGTGAAATAGGATGGATCATATTATTCTCAATGATGAGGTTGAACCATTAGAAGTAGTTGCTGCACCAGATGATGATGAGAGGCAGTATCCTGAGTTTGTTGACAAGTGGGATATGCTAGAGTTTGAGGACTATGATGGAGATATTGTCACAGGGGCACAATTTGAAGAGGCTGatgaagaggaggaggaggaaaacATAGCTATGGGGGTGGATGAGCAAGGAGAGGGTGATGATGTACCGAGAAATCATTATGCCAGAGATAATCCAACCTTAAAAGAAGGTAGCACATTTGCATCGATGACCGAATTTAGGAATGCACTTGCTACCTATTGCATCAAAGGTGAGTATGATTATGTAATTGACAAGAGTGAGCCAACTAGAATGACTGTTCATTGCGCATTTGAGAGGTGTCAGTGGAGGATACATGCTTCCCGTATGCGGAATAGTACAATTATTCAGGTCAAAGTGAATCCATCTCCTCACACTTGTCCAAGTGAAAGAAAAGGGTCACATAAGGTAGCTACAAGTAGATGGTGTGCAGATGCAGTATTAGAATGGGTGATAGATAACCCATGCATTGGTACAACTGAACTGATAAAGAAGATTAAAGAGAAGTACAACATTTCAGTGTCTTACATGAGAGTGTATTATGGCAAGGAAATGGCTCTTGACAAGATTTATGGCCCATGGAAGGATAGCTTTAACTTATTATTCACTTTCAAAGCTGAAGTAGAGAAGGCGTGCCCAGGTAGTGTTGTTGAGATTGACCATCATACG
This portion of the Zea mays cultivar B73 chromosome 2, Zm-B73-REFERENCE-NAM-5.0, whole genome shotgun sequence genome encodes:
- the LOC103644400 gene encoding transcription factor bHLH18, translated to MEEDSGLFMQWAMTTLQHDDEDLGVDHIDNNGRDEATFPSLRALREASQAAEMIQELIGEPHAANSRCSGGDGDTTGGGTASSISGTAPRNSSSSSATIQPVGWNFGAAPAPPGRDGVPAVSATGSLLPDLVYGSPPTRRAAVLKSVGSIYAQDHIIAERKRREKINQRFIELSTVIPGLKKMDKGTILSDATRYVKELQEKLKALEDGGSGSNDRSIESWVLVKKPCIVVPGEDAGSPSWDSSGASPATNPLPEIEARFLNKNVMVRIHCMDGKGVVVRVLAELEELPLSIVHANVMSFQACTLIITITAKVDEGFTVTAEEIVGRLKSAAILLQQSRCNSAEETA
- the LOC109944175 gene encoding uncharacterized protein, whose protein sequence is MDHIILNDEVEPLEVVAAPDDDERQYPEFVDKWDMLEFEDYDGDIVTGAQFEEADEEEEEENIAMGVDEQGEGDDVPRNHYARDNPTLKEGSTFASMTEFRNALATYCIKGEYDYVIDKSEPTRMTVHCAFERCQWRIHASRMRNSTIIQVKVNPSPHTCPSERKGSHKVATSRWCADAVLEWVIDNPCIGTTELIKKIKEKYNISVSYMRVYYGKEMALDKIYGPWKDSFNLLFTFKAEVEKACPGSVVEIDHHTVDYIVKGKILNKECFRRVFVSFKACWSGFLAGCRPYLAVDATALYGRFRGQL